From Xylanibacter oryzae DSM 17970, a single genomic window includes:
- a CDS encoding glycogen debranching enzyme N-terminal domain-containing protein — protein sequence MSYLRFEKALMTNLQESLTRELLRTNRSGAYSCSTIVDCNTRKYHGLLVVPVPEIDDDNHVLLSSLDVTVIQHGAEFNLGLHKYQGNNFSPKGHKYIREFDCDKVPTTLYRVGGVLLKKEVVFQHYEDRILIRYTLVDAHSATTLRFKPFLAFRSVRQFTHENSTAKRDYSMVDNGIKTCMYSGYPDLYMQFCKKNEFVFQPDWYRGVEYTKEQERGYASNEDLYVPGYFEMKIRKGESIVFAASTSEIKTSLLKKLFDKEVSERSPRDNFFHCLVNAAHQFHKREKNDDRYIIAGYPWFKSRARDTFLSLPGLTLAIDEQDYFELVMKTSEKGLREFMEGKPLTVNMYEIEQPDVPLWCIWALQQYAKEAGNDKCNSIYGKFIKDILNYIISGLHPNLRLDENGLLYSEGHDKAITWMNSTVNGRPVVPRTGYIVEFNALWYNALKFGAKIAADSNEDDLAENFERRAEICKRSFVDTFLNEYGYLFDYVDGNTPDWSVRPNMIFAVALDFSPLSQEQKKGVLDVCTRELLTPKGLRTLSPKSGGYNPMYTGPQSQRDYAYHQGTAWPWLGGFYMEACLKMYKRTRLSFIERQMVGYEDEMTSRCIGTIPEMFDGNPPFNGKGAMSFAANVAEILRALRLLEKYNYQ from the coding sequence ATGAGTTATTTACGATTTGAGAAGGCTCTGATGACAAACTTGCAGGAATCGCTAACAAGAGAATTGCTACGCACCAATCGCTCTGGGGCATATTCTTGTTCAACTATTGTCGACTGTAACACACGTAAGTACCACGGTTTACTAGTTGTCCCCGTTCCAGAGATAGACGATGACAACCACGTGTTGCTTTCCTCATTAGATGTTACAGTCATTCAGCATGGCGCAGAGTTTAATTTAGGATTACATAAATATCAGGGCAATAATTTCAGCCCTAAAGGTCACAAGTATATTCGTGAGTTTGATTGTGATAAAGTGCCAACTACACTTTATAGGGTAGGAGGCGTCTTGTTAAAGAAGGAAGTCGTGTTTCAGCATTACGAGGACCGCATATTGATCCGTTACACTCTGGTCGACGCCCATTCTGCCACAACTTTACGATTCAAACCTTTTTTGGCTTTTCGAAGTGTAAGACAGTTTACACATGAAAATTCAACGGCTAAAAGAGATTACAGTATGGTTGATAATGGTATCAAAACATGCATGTATTCAGGATATCCAGATCTTTATATGCAATTCTGTAAAAAAAATGAGTTTGTGTTTCAACCAGATTGGTATCGTGGTGTGGAATATACTAAAGAACAGGAGCGTGGATATGCATCTAACGAAGATCTTTATGTACCAGGATACTTTGAAATGAAGATCCGAAAAGGTGAGAGTATCGTTTTTGCCGCCTCTACATCTGAAATTAAAACATCATTATTAAAAAAGTTATTTGATAAAGAAGTTTCAGAACGTTCCCCACGAGATAATTTCTTTCATTGTCTGGTAAATGCAGCACATCAATTTCATAAGCGCGAGAAAAATGATGATCGATATATTATTGCTGGATATCCTTGGTTTAAAAGTCGAGCTCGTGATACGTTCTTATCTTTACCTGGACTTACGCTTGCTATAGATGAACAGGACTATTTTGAACTTGTAATGAAAACTTCAGAAAAGGGCTTGCGTGAGTTTATGGAAGGCAAACCCCTTACTGTAAATATGTATGAAATAGAACAACCTGATGTTCCTTTATGGTGTATATGGGCTTTACAACAGTATGCTAAGGAAGCCGGTAATGATAAATGCAATAGTATATATGGGAAATTCATAAAAGATATATTAAACTATATAATTTCGGGACTCCACCCTAATCTGCGGCTTGATGAAAATGGACTTTTATATTCAGAAGGTCATGATAAGGCTATAACCTGGATGAATTCTACAGTAAACGGACGTCCGGTAGTTCCTCGTACAGGATATATTGTGGAGTTTAATGCATTATGGTATAATGCTCTAAAATTTGGTGCAAAGATTGCTGCTGATTCAAATGAAGATGATTTAGCTGAAAATTTTGAGCGGCGTGCAGAAATTTGTAAACGTTCGTTTGTAGATACATTTCTTAATGAATATGGTTATCTTTTCGACTATGTTGATGGCAATACGCCCGACTGGAGTGTACGCCCAAATATGATATTTGCTGTTGCATTAGATTTTTCACCTCTTTCTCAAGAACAGAAAAAGGGTGTACTTGATGTTTGTACACGAGAATTACTAACTCCTAAAGGATTGAGGACACTATCACCTAAAAGTGGTGGTTATAATCCAATGTATACAGGGCCGCAAAGTCAGCGTGATTATGCTTATCATCAGGGTACTGCATGGCCATGGTTAGGAGGATTCTATATGGAAGCATGCCTTAAGATGTATAAACGAACAAGGTTAAGCTTTATCGAGCGCCAAATGGTTGGATATGAAGATGAGATGACAAGTCGGTGTATTGGAACTATACCTGAGATGTTTGACGGAAACCCTCCATTCAACGGCAAAGGTGCAATGTCGTTTGCAGCTAATGTAGCAGAGATATTGCGTGCTCTGAGATTACTTGAAAAGTATAATTACCAATAA
- a CDS encoding Crp/Fnr family transcriptional regulator, with the protein MVIKTAYDKLETVKAISSLWDPLTADQRTLLLKHITIERFKKNDLIYKENETPTALMCLIKGKVKICKDGVSGRNQIIGVIKPVGLFGYRAYFAKEDYKTAAAAFETSVIAFIPMEIIMRLIEENSMIGLLFIKELSVGLGQANDRTVNLTQKHIRGRLAEAIIFLKDNYGVEEDEHTLSIYLSREDLANLSNMTTSNAIRTLSAFSAEKLIATDGRKIKIIQDEELRKISKMG; encoded by the coding sequence ATGGTTATAAAAACGGCTTACGATAAATTAGAAACAGTAAAGGCCATTTCAAGTCTTTGGGATCCACTTACTGCGGATCAGCGCACATTACTGTTGAAGCATATAACAATTGAACGTTTCAAGAAAAATGATTTGATATATAAAGAGAATGAAACGCCGACAGCTTTAATGTGCCTCATAAAGGGAAAAGTAAAAATATGCAAAGACGGTGTAAGCGGAAGGAATCAAATTATAGGTGTTATAAAGCCTGTTGGTCTCTTCGGTTATAGGGCTTATTTTGCAAAAGAGGATTATAAAACTGCTGCTGCAGCATTCGAAACGTCAGTAATTGCTTTTATTCCGATGGAAATAATAATGAGACTTATTGAAGAAAACAGCATGATAGGACTGTTATTTATTAAAGAGCTCTCTGTTGGTTTGGGGCAAGCTAATGATCGCACTGTAAATCTAACTCAAAAACATATCCGCGGACGTCTTGCAGAAGCTATAATTTTCTTAAAAGATAATTATGGCGTTGAGGAGGACGAGCACACTCTTAGTATATATCTAAGCCGTGAAGATCTAGCAAACCTATCTAATATGACGACCAGTAATGCTATACGTACACTTTCTGCATTTTCTGCTGAAAAGCTAATCGCGACAGACGGCAGAAAAATAAAGATTATCCAAGACGAAGAGCTACGAAAGATCTCAAAAATGGGATAA
- a CDS encoding diacylglycerol/lipid kinase family protein, with the protein MAVENSRWGILFCPKHGIISPHKYWGKIQRVLEERKVEYDFVQSETTGSVERLVNMLINNGYKTIIIVGGDSALNDAVNCLMHTDKQIRDSISLGIIPYGVMNDFARFWNFSENNIQQTIDWLINHRVRKIDLGCIRYTNKKGIKCHRYFLNCINIGLIASVMNLRRQTRRMFGSRTLSFIVSFLLMIFQRLEYKMNIKINTDIIKRKVMTVCIGNAHGYGQTPNAVPYNGLLDVSVVYHPEVTQLIEGFYLLFTNRFLNHRSVHSYRTLKVDVIEAKRPLVCIDGRLISTPVGPYTITVEQEVINFLIPE; encoded by the coding sequence ATGGCAGTAGAAAATTCAAGGTGGGGTATATTGTTTTGCCCTAAACATGGAATAATAAGCCCTCATAAATATTGGGGTAAAATACAGCGTGTATTAGAAGAACGTAAAGTTGAATATGATTTTGTTCAGAGTGAAACTACAGGAAGCGTAGAACGTCTTGTAAATATGCTTATAAATAATGGATATAAAACAATCATTATTGTAGGTGGAGATTCCGCTCTGAATGATGCCGTGAACTGTCTTATGCATACTGATAAACAGATACGTGATTCTATTTCATTAGGTATAATACCATATGGTGTTATGAATGATTTTGCAAGATTTTGGAATTTCAGTGAAAACAATATACAACAGACAATAGATTGGCTAATTAATCACAGAGTGCGTAAAATAGATTTGGGGTGTATTCGTTATACAAATAAGAAAGGTATAAAATGTCATAGGTATTTCTTGAATTGTATTAATATTGGGTTAATAGCATCTGTTATGAACCTAAGGCGACAAACACGTAGAATGTTTGGTTCACGAACATTATCTTTTATCGTATCATTTTTGCTAATGATATTTCAACGCCTGGAATACAAAATGAATATTAAGATAAATACGGATATAATAAAACGAAAGGTAATGACTGTCTGTATCGGTAATGCTCATGGATATGGACAAACTCCTAATGCTGTACCATATAATGGCTTGTTGGATGTATCAGTTGTATACCATCCAGAGGTTACCCAATTAATAGAGGGATTTTATCTTCTATTTACAAATCGTTTTCTAAATCATAGAAGCGTTCATTCTTACCGTACACTCAAGGTGGATGTGATAGAAGCAAAAAGACCTCTTGTATGTATTGACGGGAGACTTATTAGCACTCCTGTAGGTCCATACACAATAACAGTAGAACAAGAAGTTATAAATTTTCTTATACCGGAATAA
- the miaA gene encoding tRNA (adenosine(37)-N6)-dimethylallyltransferase MiaA: MKKMITILGPTASGKTRIATALAVEIGAEIISADSRQVYKNMDIGTGKDLCDYTIAGKNIPYHLIDIVEPGTKYNVYEYQRDFFEVYEDNCRRGVNSILCGGSGLYIEAVLKGYQLMPVPQSPELRAKLEGKSLSELTEMLVELKSQNKSKMHNNTDVDTAQRAIRAIEIEEYYKHTPFSGRQVPKIDSLIIGVNIDRDERRKKITDRLKQRLANGMLDEIKSLLDTGIPPENLIYYGLEYKFVTEYLIGKTTYQDMFDKLEIAIHQFSKRQMTWFRGMERRGFEIHWIDAMHPIEENIKEIKDLWQ; the protein is encoded by the coding sequence ATGAAAAAAATGATAACCATATTGGGACCTACTGCTTCAGGCAAGACGCGTATTGCCACTGCTTTGGCAGTAGAAATAGGTGCGGAAATCATAAGTGCAGACAGTAGACAGGTATATAAAAATATGGATATAGGTACGGGTAAAGATTTATGTGATTATACTATTGCAGGTAAAAATATACCTTATCATCTTATTGATATTGTAGAGCCAGGCACAAAATATAATGTGTATGAATATCAACGTGACTTTTTTGAAGTTTATGAGGATAATTGCCGCAGGGGCGTAAATTCAATACTTTGCGGTGGTTCAGGTTTGTATATAGAGGCAGTTCTTAAAGGATATCAATTAATGCCTGTTCCTCAAAGTCCTGAATTGCGTGCCAAATTGGAAGGTAAAAGTCTCTCAGAACTTACAGAGATGCTTGTTGAGTTGAAATCACAAAACAAATCTAAAATGCATAATAATACTGATGTTGATACTGCCCAGAGAGCAATACGGGCAATAGAGATTGAAGAGTATTATAAGCATACACCATTTTCAGGACGTCAAGTCCCTAAAATAGATTCTCTTATTATAGGCGTTAATATAGATAGAGATGAGCGTCGTAAAAAGATAACTGACCGTTTAAAGCAGAGACTTGCAAACGGAATGCTCGATGAGATAAAGAGTCTTCTTGATACTGGCATTCCACCAGAAAATCTTATTTATTATGGTTTGGAATATAAATTTGTTACAGAATATCTTATAGGTAAAACAACTTATCAGGATATGTTTGATAAGCTTGAAATAGCAATACATCAGTTCTCAAAGCGTCAGATGACTTGGTTTAGAGGAATGGAACGTAGAGGATTCGAAATACATTGGATAGATGCTATGCATCCGATAGAAGAGAATATAAAGGAGATAAAAGACCTATGGCAGTAG
- the gap gene encoding type I glyceraldehyde-3-phosphate dehydrogenase translates to MIKIGINGFGRIGRFVFRSTLEEANKNDVVVVGINDLLPVDYMAYMLKYDTMHGQFDGTIEADTKKNELIVNGNHIRITAEKDAADLKWNEIGAEYVVESTGFYLTMDRAEKHIQAGAKYVVLSAPSKKGDDGRQADMFVCGVNTDKYAGQTIVSNASCTTNCLAPIAKVLNDKFGIETGLMTTVHSTTATQRTVDGPSLKDWRGGRAASGNIIPSSTGAAKAVGKVIPELNGKLTGISMRVPTLDVSVVDLTVNLKKSASKEDICKAMKDASEKELKGVLGYTEDKVVSSDFLGCSLTSIFDAEAGVYLTDKFVKVVSWYDNEIGYSHKVVDLIKIMKKHNG, encoded by the coding sequence ATGATTAAAATTGGTATTAACGGATTCGGTCGTATCGGTCGTTTCGTTTTCCGTTCTACTCTTGAAGAGGCTAACAAGAACGATGTTGTAGTAGTAGGTATCAACGACCTTCTGCCTGTTGATTACATGGCTTACATGCTTAAGTATGATACAATGCACGGACAGTTCGATGGAACAATCGAAGCTGACACAAAGAAAAATGAACTGATCGTTAATGGTAACCACATCCGCATAACAGCTGAGAAAGATGCAGCTGATTTGAAGTGGAATGAAATCGGTGCTGAATATGTTGTAGAGTCTACAGGTTTCTACTTGACAATGGATCGTGCTGAGAAGCACATTCAGGCAGGTGCTAAATATGTAGTTCTTTCAGCTCCTTCTAAGAAGGGTGACGACGGTCGTCAGGCGGATATGTTCGTTTGCGGTGTAAACACAGACAAATACGCTGGACAGACAATCGTTTCTAACGCTTCTTGTACAACAAACTGTTTGGCTCCTATCGCTAAGGTTCTGAATGATAAGTTCGGTATTGAGACAGGTCTTATGACAACAGTTCACTCTACAACTGCTACACAGCGTACAGTTGATGGTCCTTCTTTGAAGGATTGGCGTGGTGGTCGTGCTGCTTCTGGCAACATCATCCCATCTTCAACAGGTGCTGCTAAGGCTGTAGGTAAAGTTATTCCTGAACTTAACGGTAAATTGACAGGTATTTCTATGCGTGTTCCTACTTTGGACGTTTCTGTTGTTGACTTGACAGTTAACTTGAAGAAATCAGCTTCTAAAGAGGACATCTGCAAAGCAATGAAAGATGCTTCTGAGAAAGAATTGAAAGGCGTACTAGGATACACAGAAGACAAAGTTGTTTCTTCTGACTTCCTTGGCTGCTCATTGACATCTATCTTCGATGCTGAAGCTGGTGTATACTTGACAGATAAATTTGTTAAAGTTGTTTCTTGGTATGACAACGAGATCGGTTACTCTCACAAAGTAGTTGACTTGATTAAAATCATGAAGAAACACAATGGTTAA
- the mscL gene encoding large-conductance mechanosensitive channel protein MscL, which yields MGHFINEFKQFAVKGNAVDMAVGVIIGAAFGKIVSSIVDDIIMPPIGWLIGGVNFTDLKFKLPSVDFGLEKITPATINYGNFVQALLNFIIIALCVFLLVKGINKLANNKKEEKPTNQPTPSKEEVLLMEIRDLLKEKNGIE from the coding sequence ATGGGACATTTTATAAATGAGTTTAAACAGTTTGCTGTGAAAGGTAATGCCGTAGACATGGCCGTTGGCGTAATTATTGGTGCTGCTTTTGGTAAAATTGTATCTTCTATAGTTGATGATATCATTATGCCTCCAATAGGTTGGCTTATCGGTGGAGTGAATTTTACAGACTTGAAATTTAAATTACCATCAGTTGATTTTGGACTTGAGAAAATAACTCCCGCTACAATCAATTACGGAAATTTTGTACAAGCTTTACTCAATTTTATTATCATCGCCTTATGTGTATTCCTGTTAGTTAAAGGTATAAACAAATTGGCAAATAACAAAAAAGAAGAAAAGCCTACGAATCAGCCCACTCCTTCTAAAGAAGAAGTGCTTTTAATGGAAATACGTGATTTACTAAAAGAAAAAAATGGTATAGAATAA
- a CDS encoding outer membrane beta-barrel protein: MKRFLFFVIIIYSTTIVKAQIKYSIEGAPQFSPDISWRVGGNIEMPISKRFSIVSGLHWSDRHRTKKNTTTITSDQEKGIRTKEYSFNANFITIPVRLAIRIGTLSNYKNEWRVLVGPYIAYGISGNGNIKTSINGKENNEDVKTFGNDGLYRTRWDYGLSSEIQYIHKDHFNMGIFMENGFRDLYKSDNAFESIMDDLFVVSKINITVGFSVGYIF; the protein is encoded by the coding sequence ATGAAACGATTCTTGTTTTTTGTCATTATAATTTATTCAACTACCATTGTTAAAGCGCAAATAAAATATAGTATAGAAGGAGCACCACAATTTTCTCCAGATATATCATGGCGAGTAGGAGGTAATATAGAAATGCCTATTTCAAAGAGATTCTCTATTGTTTCCGGACTTCATTGGTCTGACAGACATAGGACAAAGAAAAACACAACAACAATTACATCTGATCAAGAAAAAGGAATTAGGACAAAGGAATATTCTTTCAACGCAAATTTCATAACCATACCTGTTCGCTTGGCAATAAGAATAGGAACACTTTCTAATTATAAAAACGAATGGAGAGTTTTAGTAGGTCCATATATTGCTTATGGAATAAGTGGAAATGGAAATATCAAGACTTCAATTAACGGGAAGGAAAACAATGAAGATGTTAAAACTTTCGGAAACGACGGTTTATATAGAACGCGATGGGATTACGGTTTAAGCTCTGAAATTCAATACATTCATAAAGACCACTTTAATATGGGAATATTTATGGAGAATGGTTTTAGAGACCTTTATAAATCAGACAATGCATTTGAATCAATAATGGATGATTTATTTGTTGTTTCAAAGATAAATATAACGGTGGGCTTTTCTGTCGGATACATATTCTAA
- the guaA gene encoding glutamine-hydrolyzing GMP synthase: MQQKIIILDFGSQTTQLIGRRVRELDTFCEILPYNKFPKDYADVIGVILSGSPYSVHDKEAFKVDLTQFVGKYPVLGICYGAQFIANSGGGKVEKTNTREYGRANLQKFDAENPLFKGFTENSQVWMSHGDTITAIPEDCNIIASTADVKFAAYASCKNPLWAVQFHPEVFHTTQGAQLLKNFVVDICGSKQVWSAASFVESTVSELKQQLGNDRVILGLSGGVDSSVCATLLNRAIGKNLTCIFVDHGMLRKDEFAKVMEAYSGLGLNVIGVDASDKFFKDLEGVTDPEKKRKIIGRDFVEVFNAEAKKIKDAKWLAQGTIYPDRIESLSITGMTIKSHHNVGGLPKEMKLQLCEPLKWLFKDEVRRVGHQLNMPERLINRHPFPGPGLAVRILGDITREKVRILQDADDIYIEEMHNYICEDGDSLYNKVWQAGTVLLSTIRSVGVMGDERTYEHPVALRAVTSMDAMTADWAHLPYDFMAKVSNEIINKVKGVNRVCYDISSKPPSTIEWE; the protein is encoded by the coding sequence ATGCAACAGAAGATTATTATTCTTGATTTCGGATCACAGACTACTCAACTTATAGGAAGAAGAGTTCGTGAACTGGATACCTTCTGCGAGATTTTGCCGTATAATAAATTTCCTAAAGACTATGCAGATGTTATAGGGGTAATTCTGAGTGGTTCTCCTTACTCTGTACATGATAAAGAAGCTTTCAAAGTTGATTTAACTCAGTTTGTAGGCAAATATCCCGTCTTGGGAATATGTTATGGCGCGCAGTTTATCGCTAACTCAGGAGGAGGAAAGGTTGAAAAAACAAATACTCGTGAGTATGGGCGTGCCAACCTTCAAAAGTTTGATGCTGAAAATCCTTTGTTTAAAGGCTTTACAGAAAATTCTCAGGTTTGGATGAGCCATGGTGATACTATTACGGCAATACCAGAAGACTGTAATATAATAGCATCTACTGCAGATGTAAAGTTTGCTGCATATGCAAGCTGCAAAAATCCCCTTTGGGCTGTTCAATTCCATCCTGAAGTATTTCATACAACTCAAGGTGCACAACTGCTAAAGAATTTTGTAGTTGATATATGTGGTAGTAAACAAGTATGGAGCGCAGCTTCTTTTGTAGAATCTACAGTTTCAGAACTGAAACAGCAACTAGGCAATGATCGCGTTATACTAGGACTCAGTGGCGGTGTTGATTCTTCTGTTTGTGCAACATTACTGAATAGAGCTATTGGTAAAAACCTAACATGTATATTTGTTGACCATGGAATGCTCCGTAAAGACGAGTTTGCTAAGGTAATGGAGGCTTATTCCGGCCTAGGATTAAATGTGATTGGCGTAGATGCGAGTGATAAATTCTTTAAAGACCTTGAAGGAGTAACTGATCCTGAGAAAAAACGTAAGATTATAGGTCGTGACTTTGTAGAAGTTTTTAATGCAGAAGCAAAGAAAATTAAAGATGCAAAATGGCTCGCGCAAGGAACAATATATCCAGATCGCATAGAAAGTCTTAGCATAACAGGGATGACTATAAAAAGTCATCATAATGTAGGAGGACTGCCAAAAGAAATGAAGTTGCAGCTTTGCGAACCTTTGAAGTGGCTGTTCAAAGATGAGGTCCGTAGGGTAGGACATCAACTTAATATGCCGGAGCGTCTTATAAACCGCCATCCATTTCCGGGACCAGGTTTGGCCGTACGAATACTTGGTGACATAACACGCGAGAAAGTTCGTATTCTTCAGGATGCAGACGATATATATATAGAAGAAATGCATAATTATATATGTGAGGATGGTGATTCTCTATATAATAAAGTTTGGCAGGCAGGAACAGTTCTTCTTTCAACAATTCGTAGTGTAGGAGTTATGGGAGATGAACGTACTTATGAACACCCTGTAGCTTTACGTGCTGTTACGAGTATGGATGCTATGACAGCAGACTGGGCACATCTGCCTTATGACTTTATGGCAAAAGTTTCAAATGAAATAATAAATAAAGTAAAGGGCGTAAATAGGGTTTGCTATGATATATCATCAAAACCACCTTCGACAATAGAATGGGAATAA
- a CDS encoding nucleotidyltransferase family protein → MMQAMIFAAGLGTRLKPLTEKIPKALVRVGDKTLLERVINKLKGAGTDKIVVNVHHFSNQIIDYLRRNDNFGVEILISDESDKLLDTGGGIKKASSLLSKTSPVLIHNVDILSNVNLKSFYESNLNNDATLLVSKRKTKRYLLFDSDMRLVGWTNIETGEVKSPYTDLQPSKYKKYAFSGIHLFSPKLFGYMNDFPDKFGIIDFYLDICAKANIKGYLKEDLKLMDVGKMETLSQAEEFINNQI, encoded by the coding sequence ATAATGCAGGCAATGATTTTTGCAGCCGGATTGGGCACGAGACTTAAGCCACTTACGGAAAAAATCCCTAAGGCATTGGTGCGTGTAGGTGATAAAACATTACTTGAGCGTGTCATCAATAAGTTGAAAGGTGCCGGAACTGATAAAATTGTTGTAAATGTACATCATTTTTCAAACCAGATTATAGATTATCTTAGAAGGAATGATAATTTTGGAGTGGAAATTCTTATCAGTGACGAATCAGATAAACTACTTGATACGGGTGGTGGAATAAAAAAGGCTTCATCCCTTTTAAGTAAAACATCGCCGGTCTTGATTCATAATGTAGACATTCTTAGTAATGTGAATCTGAAAAGCTTTTATGAGTCAAACTTAAATAATGATGCTACATTACTGGTAAGCAAAAGAAAAACAAAACGTTACCTCCTCTTTGATTCAGACATGCGTCTCGTTGGCTGGACAAATATAGAAACAGGCGAAGTTAAAAGTCCTTATACAGACTTACAACCGTCAAAATATAAAAAGTATGCATTTTCAGGTATTCATCTTTTTTCTCCGAAACTTTTTGGTTATATGAACGATTTTCCAGATAAGTTCGGAATAATTGACTTTTATCTTGATATATGTGCAAAAGCAAATATCAAAGGTTATTTAAAAGAAGATTTAAAATTAATGGATGTTGGAAAAATGGAAACATTATCACAAGCTGAAGAATTTATAAACAATCAAATATAG
- a CDS encoding RapZ C-terminal domain-containing protein, with protein sequence MQELIGLYKKWCGEEPANVQKLPGAGSNREYYRITGTDGNSIIGVIGTSRDEDHAFVYLAQHFSQRKLPVPQIFAVSDDELCYLQSDLGDLSLFDAIKGGRDTGGRYNVKEKELLVKTIRELPNIQLRGARGLDFSNCYPQPEFDSDNVLFDLNYFKYCFLKATELDFHELKLEANFRLFAKDLTSEKLDSFMYRDFQARNIMLDQKSNPYFIDFQGGRKGPYYYDLASFLWQASANYSFKLRRELVYEYYNSLKNYTEVPSVRHFVERLNLFVLFRTLQVLGAYGFRGYFEHKKHFIDSIPPAIQNLKELLKLNCFHYPYMMNMLKRLTDLPQFAQTEEPSLNRSDGLKITTDPLYKSRPQDGPATFSNFDHNGPLIVKVFSFSYRRGIPDDDSGNGGGYVFDCRSTHNPGRYEPYKKLTGLDEPVIRFLEDDGEILTFLDSVYKLADAHVRRYIQRGFTSLMFSFGCTGGQHRSVYSAQHLAEHINDKFGVEVRIVHREQNISTILKAKK encoded by the coding sequence ATGCAAGAGCTTATAGGATTATATAAGAAATGGTGTGGCGAAGAGCCGGCAAATGTGCAGAAACTTCCAGGCGCAGGAAGTAATCGTGAGTATTACAGAATTACAGGTACCGACGGGAACTCAATAATTGGCGTTATAGGAACAAGTCGTGATGAAGATCATGCATTTGTTTATCTTGCACAGCATTTTTCTCAGCGTAAACTTCCAGTACCGCAAATTTTTGCTGTAAGTGATGATGAATTATGTTATCTGCAGTCTGATTTAGGCGATTTGTCGCTCTTTGATGCAATAAAAGGTGGACGGGATACAGGTGGAAGATACAATGTAAAGGAAAAAGAGCTTCTTGTAAAGACTATAAGGGAACTACCAAATATACAACTTCGAGGTGCCAGAGGATTGGATTTTTCAAATTGTTATCCTCAGCCTGAGTTCGATTCAGATAATGTACTTTTTGATTTGAATTATTTTAAGTATTGTTTCCTTAAGGCAACAGAACTTGATTTTCATGAACTAAAACTAGAGGCGAATTTTCGCCTTTTTGCTAAAGATCTTACTTCTGAAAAATTGGATAGCTTTATGTATCGTGACTTTCAGGCACGCAATATAATGCTAGATCAAAAAAGCAATCCGTATTTTATTGACTTTCAGGGAGGCAGAAAAGGTCCATATTATTATGATCTGGCTTCTTTTTTATGGCAGGCATCTGCTAATTACTCTTTTAAGTTGCGCCGAGAATTGGTGTATGAATATTATAATTCTTTAAAAAACTATACAGAGGTCCCTTCTGTAAGGCACTTTGTAGAACGACTTAATCTTTTTGTATTATTCAGAACGCTACAAGTTTTAGGCGCCTATGGATTTCGTGGATACTTTGAACATAAAAAACATTTTATAGACAGTATACCGCCTGCTATACAAAATCTTAAAGAATTGCTGAAGTTGAATTGTTTTCATTATCCGTATATGATGAATATGCTGAAACGGTTAACAGATTTACCTCAGTTTGCTCAAACAGAAGAGCCTTCATTAAATCGTTCTGATGGATTGAAGATAACAACGGATCCATTATATAAATCACGCCCACAAGATGGGCCAGCTACATTCTCAAATTTTGATCATAATGGTCCACTTATAGTTAAAGTGTTTAGCTTTTCTTATAGGAGAGGTATACCTGATGATGATTCAGGAAATGGAGGTGGATATGTATTCGACTGTAGAAGTACACATAATCCTGGTAGGTATGAACCTTATAAAAAACTAACAGGACTTGACGAACCGGTAATCCGTTTTTTGGAGGATGATGGTGAAATACTAACATTCCTTGATAGTGTATATAAGTTGGCGGATGCTCATGTTCGTCGATATATACAGCGAGGCTTTACCAGTCTTATGTTTAGTTTTGGGTGTACTGGTGGGCAACATCGTAGTGTGTATTCAGCCCAACATCTGGCAGAACATATAAATGACAAATTTGGAGTAGAGGTGCGTATTGTACACCGTGAACAGAATATATCAACAATATTAAAGGCAAAGAAATAA